One Penaeus chinensis breed Huanghai No. 1 chromosome 12, ASM1920278v2, whole genome shotgun sequence DNA segment encodes these proteins:
- the LOC125030984 gene encoding uncharacterized protein LOC125030984 — MIYEAYKYWVCSQLFPYYDNGRHIKPCRRFCHEVEQKCPYLLPKDKPVAGEPTFLCEDPAIGELENQESSYGKDSCCYKLSTHPPPMCSFNESPAEHQTPVLCSTCPTTSGTHERPSDNQCLSAIGADSSLRQSHSSTAAPSSSGSCSVISRKHCWTQAVRGEHACTVVTVELMFPSVRQCTSVSLSLYLYTAPIHTKWLALYLKFRRTVM, encoded by the exons ATGATTTAT GAGGCGTACAAGTACTGGGTGTGTTCGCAACTCTTCCCATATTACGACAACGGCAGACATATCAAGCCTTGTCGACGATTCTGCCACGAGGTGGAGCAGAAGTGCCCTTACCTCCTACCCAAGGATAAACCTGTTGCTGGAGAACCTACTTTCCTATGTGAAG ATCCCGCTATCGGTGAGCTGGAGAACCAAGAGTCGTCTTACGGCAAGGATTCGTGTTGTTACAAGTTGTCCACGCATCCCCCGCCCATGTGCAGCTTCAACGAGAGCCCAGCGGAGCACCAAACCCCCGTCCTCTGCTCCACTTGCCCCACCACTTCCGGCACCCATGAGCGCCCATCTGATAACCAGTGTCTTTCAGCCATTGGCGCGGACTCTAGTTTACGTCAGTCTCACTCTAGCACAGCTGCTCCCTCAAGCAGTGGCAGCTGTTCAGTTATATCTAGAAAACATTGTTGGACTC AGGCCGTGCGAGGCGAGCATGCCTGCACAGTTGTTACCGTTGAACTCATGTTCCCTTCTGTGCGCCAGTGTACCTCGGTGTCCCTTTCTCTATACCTTTACACCGCTCCGA TTCATACAAAA TGGCTTGCACTCTACCTTAAGTTCCGTAGAACAGTTATGTAG